Part of the Venturia canescens isolate UGA chromosome 2, ASM1945775v1, whole genome shotgun sequence genome is shown below.
TGGTTACCCGCAGAAGTTCAGTACACTGTAAGTGACTATTGTTATACAATTGATAAGAATTAATGACTTTGCTAATATccatttttcttaataatatttccAAATGAACCCAGTGCTCGATCAGATACTTTTAAACAATGATGACTATTTacaaagcgaaaaaaatctcgaaaatgtTGGCGAAGATGAACAGATTATTGAAGAAGAGAGTATTGAGTGTGAAGGAACTATGGTTGATGAAAGATTACGGAGATCGAATCGTCGTCGAAATGTTATTTTATCACCGTTTCCTGAGAGAGGAACAAGTGAAAGTGTTTCGTTGCCTCGACTTTCTCCGACAATGACCAACGATGCCACAGAACAAAGTCACGACGATAGCGTTACCGATGAGGATTACGTTCCGACCGAGGCTTCAAGCTCTTCAGATGAATTTCTAAATGCAACGAATAACAGTAATACTAGCGCTGgacgcgaaaaaaatgttccgaCAAACAATTGTATTCACTCACGAGAAAAGGATTCCGGAGTGTTAAACATTTCCGGCAGAGCGGCAACAGGATCGGTGGATGACACAAATTTATCCGTGCAAACATCagctcaaaaaaaaagtgagaaaaaatacttttgcaTGTATTGCCATAAACTTTATAGCAAACTCCCACGGCATCTTGAGACAGTCCACATCAAAGAGAAtgacgtgaaaaagttttccaTGCTAAAGAGAGgtttgaatttgttttttatacaTAAATGATGTCAATATTTCATAACTATAGATTTTTGCATACAACCCATTCCTTATTCTAGGTTCAAAAGAGCGCAGAGAAGTGATAGATGCGCTGAGAAACAATGGAACTTTTAATTTCAACACTAATCCGAAATTCAATACTGGTGAACTCATGGTTTGTCGCCGACCAAACCCAAAGTACAAAAGGACTGCAAAAGATTACAAAACTTGCGTAAGCTGTTTGAAATCGCACTCAATGCGGAATATTCGACATCATTATGCCAAATGTCGCAAGGATGGCATCAAAAATCAGCGGTCGATTTTAGTCCTTGGCAAGGCCATAGAAGGTCGTCTACATAAAGAAGCAAGTGAAAAATTAAGACTCGAAGTTTTTCCCCCACTTCGAGAAGATGACGTTGTACGTCTCATTAGATACGATCGTCTCCTCATCATTTGGGGAAACAAGTTATGTGCGAAATATACTCCACACTACCAACACGCAATGATTCGCTCCAGATTACGAAGGATGGGTAACCTGGTCCTCACGGCCAAAGTTGTCAATCCAGACATAACGGATTGCGCATCTCTATACGACCCAAAAGTATACGACGATGTGGTAAAGGCTGTTCGAATCGTCGCTCGTTACAACGAATCCGAAGGTGAATTCGGAGCACCGAGTTTGGGGATGAATTTGGGTACATACATAAAACAGATTGGAGCCATCCTAGTCAATGAATACGTAAAATCAGATGAATCCGAGAAAGAACGAAGAGTCGAAcaatttctaaaaattttcaaagtcgactTTCACATTGATATAAACAATGTGGCCCTTGAAAACCAAAGAAAAAACCAGCGGCAGCGAAAAATTATACTTCCATCAGAGGGAGATATTCGAACTTTCATGCAATACATTGGctcggaaacaaaaattacgtATGAGAAATTAGAAACAAAATTCTCATATAAAGAATGGTTCAAACTCTGTGAATTGTTAGCGGTTGGAATGGTGGTATTTAGTCGACGACGTACAGGTGAAATAAGCAACATAAGCGTAGATGATTATCGGAATCCTCTAAAACTCGATGATCGAACCGACAAAGAATTGTATCAGAATTTGTCACCGCAAGCCAAAGCTGCCGCTGATCGGTACACGCTTATATCGATTCGCGGTAAAAAAGGACGTCAAGTACGTGTATTATTGTACCCGCAATTGGTGAAAGGCATAGATCTCATATTGAAATATCGTGAAACCGCTGGAGTTCCGagcaataataaatttttattcgggCTTCGAAGTCGTAATCCGAAAAAAACAATGACTATCGATGCCTGCGATGCCATGCGTAAGCACTCCGGCCGCTGCGGGGCTGCGTTCCCTGATACACTTCGAGGCACGAAACTTCGGAAGAACATTGCGACCAAGTGTCATCGATTGAACCTGAACGATAACGAAATTTCAGATCTGGCAAACTTTATGGGTCATTCAGAAAGAATTCACCGAGACATTTATCGGCAGCCGATCGTGGAACGAGAGATTATAGGAATATCGCGTCTATTAGAAGAAGTTCTCAATGATGAATCTGATGACGAAGATTCTGGCGATGATCAAGCTTTGACCGACAATAATCCGACTCAAAGTCAAGCAGCACACGGTATAGAGCGCAGTACTGACCCCTCTTCATCAAGACACTCATCAATACTAAACGACATCGAATCTCCAGAAATATCGGACACAAATGTagagataaatgaaaatgagtacatcgaacgaaataataagcCGAAGAATGCTAACCAAAATATTCGTACGTATTACTGATTTTTTCAGTTGAgtgaataatacgaatgaaTGGATAATAataaggttttatttatttttagaaaaaggaacaaaacgtccTTGGACACAACGAGAAAAATCTATCGTGACcaaagctttttcaaaatatttgaaggaAAAGCGTTTACCCTCATTcacagaaataaaagaattacaaaaacaaTATTCAGATATTCTTGGACATCGA
Proteins encoded:
- the LOC122406328 gene encoding uncharacterized protein, whose translation is MTSEQSSFDNVIPISILPTVRNITSSSSTPETLDGLSESNKPEEIASTDNTISENVVEFVVDEKNNELNSAAYIQHLRGDSINTSQCENIGAMVTLMSEDTTETVQNVSTVEIHSSDSLVHSLPRSSKPCELDTQNFNKQRNSATLSDSAATVYLNTEINNMAPTITLLGYNLQQTAECSSQSPKSLYRDNNGNILELSSLSKSHPRSILQDVETCSLDTPDIDARHSLINISDPAKTAGLNTEPNMVQTDMESKRISKELVEDSLEPMHTDDIAHNSESPTLNESSSQRILQEFDECSLDTPAFDAQHSLINVSDPAKTAELNTEPNMLQTDMESKRISKELVEDSLEPIHTDDIAHNSESPTLNESSSQHILQEFDECSLDTPAFDAQHSLINVSDPAKTAELNTELNMVQTNMESNCMSKELAEDSSEPIHTDDIPDNSELSTLNESFPQRVLRESYIQSLNTLDFDGQHGSIYCFDPAETAEFSTEIDTAQVGTQNKNILEQSMTYSSQSLDNDNIDNATFSKEQTNAENVISSSDGNDEEWLPAEVQYTMNPVLDQILLNNDDYLQSEKNLENVGEDEQIIEEESIECEGTMVDERLRRSNRRRNVILSPFPERGTSESVSLPRLSPTMTNDATEQSHDDSVTDEDYVPTEASSSSDEFLNATNNSNTSAGREKNVPTNNCIHSREKDSGVLNISGRAATGSVDDTNLSVQTSAQKKSEKKYFCMYCHKLYSKLPRHLETVHIKENDVKKFSMLKRGSKERREVIDALRNNGTFNFNTNPKFNTGELMVCRRPNPKYKRTAKDYKTCVSCLKSHSMRNIRHHYAKCRKDGIKNQRSILVLGKAIEGRLHKEASEKLRLEVFPPLREDDVVRLIRYDRLLIIWGNKLCAKYTPHYQHAMIRSRLRRMGNLVLTAKVVNPDITDCASLYDPKVYDDVVKAVRIVARYNESEGEFGAPSLGMNLGTYIKQIGAILVNEYVKSDESEKERRVEQFLKIFKVDFHIDINNVALENQRKNQRQRKIILPSEGDIRTFMQYIGSETKITYEKLETKFSYKEWFKLCELLAVGMVVFSRRRTGEISNISVDDYRNPLKLDDRTDKELYQNLSPQAKAAADRYTLISIRGKKGRQVRVLLYPQLVKGIDLILKYRETAGVPSNNKFLFGLRSRNPKKTMTIDACDAMRKHSGRCGAAFPDTLRGTKLRKNIATKCHRLNLNDNEISDLANFMGHSERIHRDIYRQPIVEREIIGISRLLEEVLNDESDDEDSGDDQALTDNNPTQSQAAHGIERSTDPSSSRHSSILNDIESPEISDTNVEINENEYIERNNKPKNANQNIQKGTKRPWTQREKSIVTKAFSKYLKEKRLPSFTEIKELQKQYSDILGHRTPAQVKAWVNNQNRATSKR